Proteins encoded within one genomic window of uncultured Sphingopyxis sp.:
- a CDS encoding type I secretion system permease/ATPase, which produces MRNDPAVPVQIKAAFAACRRHFAAAALFSALVNILYLAPTIYMMQVYDRVVPTGGQLTLFWITVIVGIAIACLSALDMVRSRLMLRASLRLNRQLAAPILDRLLARAKGGADPGAAQAMRDFDNFRGAVASPAAIALFDIPWTPLYFIVAFLIHPLLGMMILGGGLVLLALALLNERATRCSAAEGHRAMALAYAGQEAMFDKAEIVRALGMRRAMVARQITDRRAGLEASAMTQFVASRYSGLVKFARMFMQSLALGAGAYLAIHAEISVGAIIAASVLLARALQPIEQVVQAWPAIGQARQAKASVEALFRDTGDPAGERLILPAPEGYVELSNILLRTPDNSALILRGVSTWIIPGEVLGVIGPSGAGKTTLARIAAGAIPPDGGEVRIDDAQYGDWDGERLAAHIGYLPQDPTLLPGTIGENISRFAAARGEHPADIDHKVTRAAIAAGVHDMILHLPGGYNARIGDGGLRLSGGQAQRIALARALYGDPKILILDEPNASLDSQGEEALGDAIAAAKAREAAIMIVTHRQAALRDADRLAVMKNGIIEHQGPREQVIETLKQNAARAAANVVKMRGKKP; this is translated from the coding sequence ATGCGTAACGATCCCGCTGTTCCGGTTCAGATCAAGGCGGCGTTCGCGGCCTGCCGCCGGCACTTCGCGGCGGCGGCGCTGTTCAGCGCGCTCGTCAACATCCTCTATCTGGCGCCGACCATCTACATGATGCAGGTCTATGATCGCGTCGTGCCGACGGGCGGGCAATTGACGCTGTTCTGGATCACCGTCATCGTCGGGATCGCCATCGCCTGCCTCAGCGCGCTCGACATGGTGCGCAGCCGGCTGATGCTGCGCGCCTCGCTGCGGCTCAACCGCCAGCTCGCGGCGCCGATCCTCGACCGGCTGCTCGCGCGGGCGAAGGGAGGCGCCGATCCGGGCGCCGCGCAGGCGATGCGCGATTTCGACAATTTCCGCGGCGCGGTCGCAAGTCCCGCCGCGATCGCGCTGTTCGACATTCCCTGGACGCCGCTCTATTTCATCGTCGCTTTCCTCATCCATCCGCTGCTCGGCATGATGATCCTCGGCGGCGGCCTGGTCCTGCTCGCGCTCGCGCTGCTCAACGAGCGCGCGACCAGATGCTCTGCCGCTGAAGGGCATCGCGCGATGGCGCTGGCCTATGCGGGGCAGGAAGCGATGTTCGACAAGGCCGAGATCGTGCGCGCGCTCGGCATGCGGCGCGCGATGGTCGCGCGCCAGATCACCGATCGCCGCGCCGGCCTCGAGGCGAGCGCGATGACGCAGTTCGTCGCCTCGCGCTATTCGGGCCTCGTCAAATTCGCCCGCATGTTCATGCAGTCGCTCGCGCTCGGCGCAGGGGCCTATCTGGCGATCCACGCCGAGATATCGGTCGGGGCGATCATCGCGGCATCGGTGCTGCTTGCGCGCGCGCTCCAGCCGATCGAGCAGGTGGTGCAGGCCTGGCCCGCGATCGGGCAGGCGCGGCAGGCGAAGGCGTCGGTCGAGGCGCTGTTCCGCGACACGGGCGATCCGGCCGGCGAACGCCTCATCCTCCCCGCGCCCGAGGGCTATGTCGAACTTTCCAACATCCTGCTGCGCACGCCCGACAACAGCGCGCTGATCCTGCGCGGGGTCTCGACCTGGATCATCCCCGGCGAGGTGCTCGGGGTGATCGGCCCGTCGGGCGCCGGCAAGACGACGCTCGCGCGCATCGCCGCGGGCGCCATCCCGCCCGACGGCGGCGAAGTCCGGATCGACGATGCCCAATATGGCGACTGGGACGGCGAGCGGCTCGCCGCCCATATCGGCTATCTGCCGCAGGACCCGACTTTGCTCCCCGGGACGATCGGCGAGAATATCTCGCGCTTCGCGGCCGCCCGCGGCGAGCATCCGGCCGACATCGACCACAAGGTGACCCGCGCCGCGATCGCGGCCGGCGTCCACGACATGATCCTGCACCTGCCGGGCGGCTATAATGCGCGGATCGGCGACGGGGGCCTCAGGCTCTCGGGCGGGCAGGCGCAGCGCATCGCGCTCGCGCGCGCGCTCTATGGCGATCCCAAAATCCTGATCCTCGACGAACCCAACGCCTCGCTCGACAGCCAGGGCGAGGAAGCCTTGGGCGATGCGATCGCCGCCGCAAAGGCGCGCGAGGCGGCCATCATGATCGTGACGCACCGTCAGGCGGCGCTGCGCGATGCCGATCGCCTGGCGGTGATGAAGAACGGGATCATCGAGCATCAGGGGCCGCGCGAACAGGTGATCGAAACGCTGAAACAGAACGCCGCGCGGGCCGCGGCCAATGTCGTCAAGATGAGGGGCAAGAAGCCATGA
- a CDS encoding peroxidase family protein codes for MAVKLNKHDLEFILAQIKIAEKHAAGIPLEELVTRPHLPYGLRTVDGSYNNVIPGRELWGAADQTMPRMFEPHWRNEGDGDQMYFGPPSMGAPPPVTNTDYNSSDSVADVDPRLISNLIVDQTPSNPAAIIAALNHAGFEGDKAVAVSAIQAVHQPYKAAAETLTTATHARNAADEALADAQAAFTALVGNPGSTADQILAAAAAVSAASVAADDAAEAVEAAAQGVQAAQAALDTVIGDYGLEMQGGSLVIPNIAPDEGLSAPFNGWMTFFGQFFDHGLDLISKGGSGTIYIPLQPDDPLYVEGGHTNFMVLTRATQFDGPGEDGVLGTADDTERESINVTTPFVDQNQTYTSHPSHQVFLREYKMVFDPELGHDVPLATGRMLDGAQGLPTWADVKLQAREILGIELTDKDVFNIPLIRTDPYGEFIRNADGYPQVIIDIGPDGIPNTDDDITASGTAADPLTLRRFGEPEQIPVPDNPGEFIHVGDVVPVRTSHSFLDDIAHNAVPVISNDGILVTDNVIIDDVDPAGNAVQFDPLTGSNTEYDNELLDRHFITGDGRGNENIGLTAVHHVFHSEHNRQVAAQQLEILKSGDLDFINEWLAVDLTQPELDAAAALQGAALRTFADSLSWDGERLFQSARFATEMQYQHLVFEEFGRKVQPLIDPFVFNTITDIDPAIFAEFAHVVYRFGHSMLTEDVARMFLDEAGNPVRYDENGVAVPVAPEDLENWGNDVGLIEAFLNPLEFDKDGTISHEQAAGAIFRGMSRVHGNEIDEFVTDALRNNLLGLPLDLAAINLARGRDTGMPTLNEARQQLYAASSSTFLKPYESWAEFASNLKTPASVINFIAAYGTHQSILDAGDNIAARRDAATLLVLGNPALAGAAADAFNAERMAFLNGPAATTGVNEIDLWIGGLAEKKMPFGGFLGSTFNAVFEAQLEMLQDLDRFYYLTRTQGLNLLNELENNAFSKLIMANTDMTQPGPDGVRGTEDDILDYHTGVDSFALHDFVLHVDPTKQIGPDPTHDDAALNGLGQTKVQRDDLATPGVEVNYLRVLGGEHTAINGTPGDDTIIADFGDDAIWGGGGNDRIEGGAGVDFIIGGAGDDIITDSGDTGDFIKGEDGDDVIANSNGLDVIMGGDGKDAILVGVDATEVFGGEGDDFILGGDDMDFLMGNEGDDWIEGGDGFDTLAGDNSELFFNSTIIGHDVLLAGPNENDFDAESGDDIMVQGESVMRNEGMLGFDWAIHKGNPLAADSDMRIPIFTTVADDILRDRFDMTEGLSGWIHNDVLRGDDRGSTEEIEVELDMTGHELSHAGVDRIDGMRTLLGSSIVTTVPEGVDPETIVAWTGGNILLGGNGNDTFEGRGGDDFIHGDAWLNVRISIRELDEAGAVTENEAFTVDSLKQVVEIDGVSKPLSEFLLAGVIKPKQLTIVREILYDENPLADVDTAVFAGNMSWYEITHVGDRTYVARREMEEIDPQIDEGTDTLIGIERIQFADQIYTIRETGNVDPTGRLVIAGLPAREDEPLTVSSAGIRDMNNPDGMVNNITYRWQIERNDGTGDYIDIPGARGDSFTPSDEHTGLRIRVLGTYVDAGGVTETVTSAPTDVVVGINDEPVGDLLISDMSPTEDQALTATAAFLDADGLTDAFEEALLVYQWQYSATGTVSKTDPDAGWTNIPADQGGNSRSLIPNAEHVGQYLRVIVNYQDDLLFSHRVESAVTEIVGNHLISDAAVIDGSGDGATIGADWIQGGDGNNAISGLAGGDRIDGGGGSDTILGGDGDDTLAGGQGDDSVNGGAGNDTIVYGAGDDNDVIDGGDGMDTLRVTQATSNSNDNVTVALAAGVMTGIGGMSMQNVENVEMDLGAGTDTLNYGATSEAVNVNLLSGLATGFSFVRGVENVTGGAAADSLTGNSADNLLVGAGGTDTLRGGFGNDALEGGEGNDLLYGEEGDDTLNGGAGNDRIDGGAGNDTASYAGAAAAVSVSLANAYSTLADAIAGGAEDLLVSIENLTGSSHDDTLTGNAADNIIDGGAGADAMAGGLGNDMYVVDNAGDVVTESVNGGDDTVRTSLASYTLAANVENVIVTGGGSATGNAADNRLTGDSGDNILDGGDGIDTVVLGGAITDYAFSLVGGNVTVASDAGGTDTLLNIERVEIGGVGYGLVAGTNAANNPLPGTAGDDLILGFNGADLLQAGDGNDILVGGNGADTMAGGAGDDTYVVNNSADVVDETGGGGVDTIYASITRNLNNAAQVAGDVENLTLVGTANINGSGNALGNVLTGNSGNNTLNGGGGADVLMGAAGNDILNGGAGADSLAGGDGDDALNGAGGIDVAVFDGSASDYVFDASAGALASVTDVVGNGGTDTLTAIERIQFGDGASLAVVTDAPGASSTILATEASIILGGDGNDEIRGSGSDDVIVGGAGDDVLFGSDLPDGDNAVAGDLDNDMFIWNVGDGSDTINGGFEGADGDRLVINGNEEAEVYRIYTIDEAIARIGFDDGDAGGDFEDEIVVTRQVAGGEETVIAAMTEIEEIIVNGTSVAGNGVAGNDSFEIYGDFSTATSLRPNTITLTGSAGDDTVDISSLRSAHRIVFRTNGGRDVIIGTLRPQDVIELPDGALLEDYETRVEENGVITMSNGTHSVSFISEGGLPRIVSPGVGDDDDEDDDDQGAPGDDDNDDDQNGDHDQDDDDDHDDDHDDDDHGVPSPAPSDRGTSGNDRLAGTEGDDVLNGGSGDDELEGRGGDDTLSGGSGDDILDGGAGDDVLSGGSGDDQLAGGDGDDMLSGGSGDDRLDGGAGDDVMTGGGGDDVFVFGAGDDRVTDFDVEGDVIDLSALGITAEKFASRVAMAQSGDGVVLRIDGHSMLFDAMTAADLAGASFLFAGGGVGTAPLAAPATGGAPAPAGLDPAPQSHHRWLDQTRDWWIDRADMIRNDWDYV; via the coding sequence ATGGCAGTCAAGCTCAACAAGCACGACCTCGAATTCATCCTCGCGCAGATCAAGATCGCCGAAAAACATGCGGCGGGAATCCCGCTGGAGGAGTTGGTGACCCGGCCGCACCTGCCCTATGGCCTTCGCACGGTGGATGGGTCGTACAACAATGTCATTCCCGGCCGCGAACTCTGGGGGGCGGCCGACCAGACGATGCCGCGCATGTTCGAACCGCATTGGCGCAACGAAGGCGACGGCGACCAGATGTATTTCGGCCCCCCGTCGATGGGGGCGCCTCCTCCGGTGACGAACACCGACTATAACAGCAGCGACAGCGTCGCCGATGTCGATCCGCGACTGATTTCAAACCTGATTGTCGATCAGACGCCCTCCAATCCCGCCGCAATCATCGCCGCGCTCAACCACGCGGGCTTCGAAGGGGACAAGGCGGTCGCGGTGAGCGCAATACAGGCGGTCCACCAGCCCTATAAGGCGGCTGCGGAAACGCTGACGACCGCGACCCATGCCCGGAACGCCGCCGACGAAGCCCTGGCCGATGCGCAGGCCGCCTTTACGGCGCTCGTCGGAAATCCCGGAAGCACCGCGGATCAAATTCTGGCCGCCGCCGCTGCGGTCAGCGCCGCGAGCGTCGCGGCGGACGATGCCGCGGAGGCCGTCGAGGCGGCTGCCCAGGGCGTGCAGGCGGCGCAGGCCGCGCTGGACACAGTAATAGGCGATTACGGTCTCGAAATGCAGGGCGGCAGCCTCGTCATCCCCAACATCGCGCCCGACGAGGGGCTTTCCGCTCCGTTCAACGGCTGGATGACATTCTTCGGCCAGTTCTTCGATCACGGCCTGGACCTGATCAGCAAGGGCGGCTCGGGCACCATCTATATACCGTTGCAGCCGGACGACCCCCTCTATGTGGAGGGCGGCCACACGAACTTCATGGTGCTCACCCGCGCGACCCAGTTCGACGGGCCGGGCGAGGATGGCGTGCTGGGCACGGCGGACGATACCGAGCGGGAATCGATCAACGTCACGACGCCGTTCGTGGACCAGAATCAGACCTACACGTCGCATCCCTCGCACCAGGTATTCCTGCGCGAATACAAGATGGTCTTCGATCCGGAGCTCGGCCATGACGTGCCACTGGCGACGGGACGCATGCTCGACGGGGCGCAGGGCCTGCCGACCTGGGCGGACGTCAAGCTCCAGGCCCGGGAAATTCTGGGCATCGAGCTGACCGACAAGGACGTGTTCAACATTCCGTTGATCCGGACCGACCCCTATGGCGAATTCATCCGCAACGCGGACGGCTATCCTCAGGTCATCATCGACATCGGCCCGGACGGCATTCCCAACACCGACGACGATATTACGGCGAGCGGCACCGCCGCCGATCCCCTTACGCTGCGCCGCTTCGGCGAACCGGAACAGATTCCGGTTCCCGACAACCCCGGCGAGTTCATCCATGTCGGCGATGTCGTGCCGGTTCGCACGTCGCATTCGTTCCTCGACGACATCGCCCATAATGCGGTGCCGGTGATCAGCAACGACGGTATCCTCGTGACCGACAATGTGATCATCGACGACGTCGATCCGGCCGGCAACGCGGTGCAATTCGATCCTCTCACGGGGTCGAACACCGAATATGACAACGAACTGCTCGACCGGCACTTCATCACCGGCGACGGCCGCGGCAACGAGAATATCGGTCTCACCGCCGTTCACCACGTATTCCACTCCGAGCACAACCGGCAAGTGGCCGCCCAGCAGCTCGAGATACTCAAGAGCGGCGACCTCGACTTCATCAACGAATGGCTTGCTGTCGATCTGACCCAGCCGGAGCTTGACGCCGCTGCCGCCTTGCAGGGCGCCGCGCTGAGGACTTTCGCGGACAGTCTGTCCTGGGATGGCGAGCGCCTGTTCCAATCGGCCCGCTTCGCCACCGAGATGCAATATCAGCACCTGGTCTTCGAAGAATTCGGCCGCAAGGTTCAGCCGCTGATCGACCCCTTCGTCTTCAATACCATAACCGACATCGACCCGGCGATCTTCGCCGAATTCGCCCATGTCGTCTATCGCTTCGGCCATTCGATGCTGACCGAGGACGTCGCGCGGATGTTCCTCGACGAAGCGGGGAATCCGGTCCGATACGACGAGAATGGCGTCGCCGTTCCGGTCGCGCCGGAGGACCTCGAGAACTGGGGCAACGACGTCGGTCTGATCGAAGCCTTCCTCAATCCGCTGGAGTTCGACAAGGACGGCACGATCTCGCACGAGCAGGCGGCCGGCGCGATCTTCCGCGGCATGTCCCGGGTGCATGGCAACGAGATCGACGAATTCGTCACCGATGCCCTTCGCAACAACCTGCTTGGCCTGCCGCTCGACCTTGCGGCGATCAACCTAGCGCGCGGTCGCGATACCGGCATGCCGACGCTGAACGAGGCGCGCCAGCAGCTTTACGCGGCGTCGAGTTCGACTTTCCTCAAGCCCTATGAAAGCTGGGCGGAGTTCGCGTCCAATCTCAAGACGCCGGCCTCGGTGATCAATTTCATCGCCGCCTATGGCACCCACCAGTCGATACTGGACGCGGGCGACAATATCGCGGCCCGGCGCGATGCCGCGACGCTCCTCGTCCTGGGCAACCCCGCGCTTGCGGGCGCGGCGGCGGATGCGTTCAATGCGGAACGCATGGCCTTCCTCAATGGCCCCGCGGCCACGACCGGCGTCAACGAGATCGACCTGTGGATCGGCGGCCTGGCCGAGAAGAAGATGCCGTTCGGCGGCTTCCTCGGTTCGACTTTCAACGCCGTGTTCGAGGCGCAGCTGGAAATGCTCCAGGATCTCGACCGCTTCTATTACCTGACCCGCACCCAGGGCCTGAACCTGCTGAACGAGCTGGAGAACAATGCTTTCTCCAAGCTCATCATGGCGAATACCGACATGACGCAGCCCGGCCCCGATGGTGTCCGGGGAACGGAAGACGATATTCTCGACTATCACACGGGCGTGGATTCCTTCGCGCTGCACGATTTTGTCCTGCACGTCGATCCGACCAAGCAGATCGGGCCCGATCCCACGCATGACGATGCGGCCCTGAACGGGCTCGGCCAGACCAAGGTCCAACGGGACGATCTCGCCACGCCCGGCGTGGAGGTCAATTATCTGCGCGTGCTGGGCGGCGAACACACGGCCATCAACGGCACGCCGGGGGATGACACGATCATCGCCGACTTCGGTGACGACGCGATCTGGGGCGGCGGTGGCAACGACCGTATCGAGGGCGGCGCGGGCGTCGACTTCATCATCGGCGGCGCCGGCGACGACATCATCACCGACAGCGGCGACACCGGCGATTTCATCAAGGGCGAGGATGGCGACGACGTGATCGCCAACTCCAACGGCCTCGACGTCATCATGGGCGGCGACGGCAAGGACGCGATCCTGGTGGGGGTCGATGCGACGGAAGTCTTCGGCGGGGAAGGGGACGACTTCATCCTTGGCGGCGACGATATGGACTTCCTGATGGGCAACGAGGGCGACGACTGGATCGAGGGCGGCGACGGTTTCGACACGCTTGCGGGCGACAATTCCGAACTCTTCTTCAATTCGACGATCATCGGCCACGACGTGCTGCTGGCCGGCCCGAACGAAAATGATTTCGACGCCGAATCCGGGGACGACATCATGGTCCAGGGCGAAAGCGTGATGCGCAACGAGGGGATGCTCGGCTTCGACTGGGCGATCCACAAGGGCAATCCGCTGGCGGCCGATTCCGACATGCGGATTCCGATCTTCACGACTGTCGCCGACGACATCCTGCGCGACCGGTTCGACATGACCGAAGGGCTATCCGGCTGGATCCACAACGACGTGTTGCGGGGAGACGACCGCGGCTCGACGGAGGAGATCGAGGTCGAGCTCGACATGACCGGGCACGAGCTGTCCCATGCCGGTGTCGATCGCATCGACGGAATGCGCACGCTTCTGGGCAGCAGCATCGTGACGACCGTGCCGGAGGGCGTCGATCCGGAAACGATCGTGGCCTGGACGGGCGGCAATATCCTGCTCGGCGGCAACGGCAACGATACGTTCGAGGGTCGCGGCGGCGATGACTTCATCCACGGCGATGCCTGGCTCAACGTGCGCATCAGCATCCGCGAACTGGATGAGGCGGGCGCCGTAACGGAGAATGAAGCCTTCACCGTCGACAGCCTGAAGCAGGTGGTTGAGATCGATGGCGTCAGCAAGCCGTTGTCGGAATTCCTGCTTGCCGGCGTGATCAAGCCGAAGCAGCTGACGATCGTGCGAGAGATTCTCTATGACGAGAATCCGCTGGCCGATGTCGATACGGCGGTCTTTGCCGGCAACATGTCCTGGTACGAGATCACGCATGTCGGCGATCGCACTTATGTCGCGCGCCGCGAGATGGAGGAGATCGACCCCCAGATCGACGAGGGCACCGACACGCTGATCGGGATCGAGCGTATCCAGTTCGCCGACCAGATCTACACGATCCGGGAAACCGGCAACGTCGATCCGACCGGGCGGCTGGTCATCGCCGGCCTGCCCGCCAGGGAGGACGAGCCGCTTACCGTTTCGTCGGCGGGCATCCGCGACATGAACAATCCGGACGGCATGGTGAACAACATCACCTATCGCTGGCAGATCGAACGCAACGACGGGACCGGCGACTATATCGACATTCCCGGTGCGCGAGGAGACAGCTTCACGCCCAGCGACGAGCACACCGGCCTGCGCATCCGGGTGCTTGGAACCTATGTCGATGCCGGCGGGGTGACGGAGACGGTCACCTCCGCTCCGACCGACGTTGTCGTCGGTATCAACGACGAGCCGGTCGGCGACCTGCTGATAAGCGATATGTCGCCGACCGAAGATCAGGCCTTGACCGCAACCGCGGCCTTCCTCGACGCCGATGGGCTGACCGATGCCTTCGAAGAAGCCCTGCTCGTCTATCAATGGCAATATTCGGCGACCGGCACCGTCTCGAAAACCGATCCGGACGCCGGATGGACGAATATTCCGGCCGATCAGGGCGGCAACAGCCGCAGCCTCATCCCGAATGCGGAGCATGTCGGGCAATATCTCCGGGTGATCGTCAACTATCAGGATGACCTGCTGTTTTCGCATCGGGTCGAATCGGCGGTGACCGAGATCGTCGGCAATCACCTCATTTCGGACGCCGCCGTCATCGACGGCTCGGGCGATGGCGCCACCATTGGCGCCGACTGGATCCAGGGCGGGGACGGCAACAACGCCATCTCCGGCCTCGCGGGTGGCGACCGCATCGACGGTGGCGGCGGGTCCGACACGATCCTGGGCGGGGACGGCGACGACACGCTGGCCGGGGGGCAGGGCGATGACAGCGTCAATGGCGGTGCCGGCAACGACACGATCGTCTATGGCGCCGGTGACGACAATGACGTGATCGACGGCGGAGACGGCATGGACACGCTCAGGGTGACGCAGGCGACATCCAACTCGAACGATAATGTGACGGTGGCGCTCGCGGCGGGCGTGATGACCGGCATTGGCGGTATGTCGATGCAGAATGTCGAGAATGTCGAAATGGATCTCGGCGCCGGCACCGACACGCTCAACTATGGCGCGACGTCGGAAGCGGTGAACGTGAACCTCCTTTCGGGGCTGGCTACCGGTTTCTCCTTCGTGCGCGGCGTCGAGAATGTAACCGGCGGCGCGGCGGCGGACAGTTTGACCGGCAATTCCGCCGACAACCTGCTGGTCGGTGCCGGAGGCACCGACACGCTGCGCGGTGGCTTCGGGAACGATGCGCTCGAAGGCGGCGAAGGCAACGACCTGCTCTATGGCGAGGAGGGCGACGACACGCTGAATGGCGGCGCCGGAAACGATCGCATCGACGGCGGCGCCGGTAACGATACGGCGAGCTATGCCGGAGCGGCGGCGGCCGTCTCCGTCTCCCTGGCGAATGCCTACTCCACCCTTGCCGATGCGATAGCCGGCGGCGCCGAGGACTTGCTGGTTTCGATCGAGAATCTGACCGGCAGCTCCCACGACGACACGCTGACCGGCAATGCCGCGGACAATATCATCGACGGCGGCGCTGGCGCGGATGCGATGGCCGGCGGGCTGGGCAACGATATGTACGTCGTCGACAACGCCGGCGATGTGGTGACCGAATCCGTCAACGGCGGAGATGACACGGTCCGCACCTCGCTGGCGTCTTACACGCTGGCTGCGAATGTCGAAAATGTGATCGTTACGGGCGGCGGCAGCGCGACCGGCAACGCGGCCGACAACCGTCTGACCGGCGATTCGGGCGACAATATCCTCGATGGCGGCGACGGCATCGATACGGTGGTGCTGGGCGGTGCGATCACCGATTACGCCTTCTCGCTGGTCGGCGGCAATGTCACGGTCGCCAGCGACGCGGGCGGCACCGATACTCTTCTGAACATCGAACGCGTCGAGATCGGCGGCGTCGGTTATGGTCTGGTCGCCGGAACGAACGCCGCGAACAACCCGCTGCCCGGAACGGCCGGTGACGACCTGATCCTTGGCTTCAATGGCGCCGACTTGCTTCAGGCGGGGGATGGCAACGACATATTGGTCGGCGGAAACGGCGCCGACACCATGGCCGGCGGCGCTGGCGACGACACCTATGTCGTCAACAACAGCGCCGATGTCGTCGACGAGACGGGCGGCGGTGGCGTCGACACCATCTATGCGTCGATCACCCGCAATCTGAACAACGCGGCTCAGGTTGCAGGCGATGTCGAGAATCTGACATTGGTCGGAACAGCCAATATCAATGGATCCGGCAATGCGCTCGGCAATGTTCTGACGGGCAATTCGGGCAACAACACGCTGAACGGCGGCGGCGGCGCCGACGTGTTGATGGGCGCGGCGGGCAACGACATCCTCAACGGCGGTGCGGGGGCCGACAGCCTTGCCGGCGGCGACGGCGACGATGCCCTGAATGGCGCAGGCGGCATCGACGTGGCGGTGTTCGACGGTTCCGCGAGCGATTACGTCTTCGATGCGTCGGCGGGCGCGCTCGCTTCCGTGACCGATGTCGTCGGCAATGGCGGGACGGACACGTTGACGGCCATCGAACGGATACAATTCGGCGACGGCGCCAGTCTGGCGGTGGTGACCGACGCTCCGGGCGCCAGCAGCACCATATTGGCGACCGAAGCCTCCATCATTCTGGGCGGTGATGGCAATGACGAGATCCGGGGAAGCGGATCGGACGACGTGATCGTCGGCGGCGCGGGGGACGATGTGCTCTTTGGCAGCGACCTGCCCGACGGCGACAATGCCGTCGCGGGCGATCTCGACAACGATATGTTCATCTGGAACGTCGGCGATGGCAGCGACACGATCAACGGCGGCTTTGAAGGTGCCGATGGCGACAGGCTGGTCATCAACGGCAACGAGGAGGCGGAGGTCTATCGCATCTATACGATCGATGAAGCCATCGCCCGGATAGGCTTCGACGACGGCGATGCAGGCGGAGATTTCGAAGACGAGATCGTCGTGACGCGGCAGGTCGCGGGCGGCGAGGAAACCGTCATCGCTGCGATGACCGAGATCGAGGAGATTATCGTCAACGGCACCAGCGTCGCGGGCAATGGCGTGGCCGGAAACGACAGTTTCGAGATTTATGGCGACTTCTCCACGGCGACGAGCCTGCGCCCGAATACCATCACCCTGACCGGTTCGGCCGGCGACGATACCGTCGACATCTCGTCGCTTCGTTCGGCCCACCGCATCGTGTTCCGTACGAACGGGGGCCGGGACGTGATCATCGGGACCCTGCGCCCGCAGGATGTGATCGAACTTCCCGATGGTGCCCTGCTCGAAGACTATGAGACCAGGGTCGAGGAAAATGGCGTGATAACGATGTCCAACGGCACGCACAGCGTCTCGTTCATCAGCGAAGGCGGACTGCCTCGGATCGTTTCGCCGGGGGTTGGCGATGACGATGATGAAGACGATGACGATCAGGGCGCGCCTGGCGATGACGACAACGACGACGATCAGAACGGCGACCACGATCAGGACGACGATGACGACCACGACGACGACCATGACGACGATGATCATGGCGTGCCGTCGCCTGCGCCGTCGGATCGCGGGACGTCCGGCAACGATCGACTCGCCGGAACGGAGGGCGACGATGTTCTGAACGGCGGATCGGGCGACGACGAGCTTGAGGGTCGCGGCGGCGACGACACGCTGAGCGGCGGGTCGGGGGACGACATCCTCGACGGCGGCGCCGGCGACGATGTGCTTTCGGGCGGATCGGGCGACGACCAGCTCGCGGGCGGCGACGGCGACGACATGCTCTCGGGCGGATCGGGTGATGACCGGCTCGACGGCGGCGCGGGCGACGATGTGATGACGGGCGGCGGCGGCGACGATGTCTTCGTCTTCGGTGCCGGCGACGATCGCGTGACCGATTTCGATGTCGAGGGCGATGTGATCGACCTCAGCGCGCTCGGCATCACGGCGGAGAAATTCGCGTCGCGCGTCGCGATGGCGCAATCGGGCGACGGCGTGGTGCTTCGGATCGACGGTCATTCGATGCTGTTCGACGCGATGACCGCCGCCGATCTGGCGGGCGCGTCCTTCCTCTTCGCCGGCGGCGGCGTCGGAACCGCGCCGCTTGCCGCGCCGGCGACAGGCGGCGCGCCGGCGCCAGCCGGTCTCGATCCCGCTCCGCAGTCGCATCATCGCTGGCTGGATCAGACGCGTGACTGGTGGATCGATCGTGCCGACATGATCCGCAACGATTGGGACTATGTCTGA